The following are from one region of the Girardinichthys multiradiatus isolate DD_20200921_A chromosome 9, DD_fGirMul_XY1, whole genome shotgun sequence genome:
- the si:ch211-162e15.3 gene encoding protein NCBP2AS2, whose protein sequence is MLSRMLVYLVNNLQVIEKLAESRPIRRAAQITAYALTKAQIIGQDTSERVMRSQTLRQVRQEAGRVPGDLEEAGKRLRRVRETFVKEVKDGWKDGSRQIKK, encoded by the coding sequence ATGCTCTCTCGTATGTTAGTGTATCTCGTCAACAATCTCCAGGTCATTGAGAAGTTGGCGGAGTCTCGTCCGATCCGCAGGGCAGCCCAGATTACAGCCTATGCCCTCACCAAGGCTCAGATCATCGGCCAGGACACGTCTGAGCGAGTCATGCGGTCCCAGACCCTGCGGCAGGTCCGACAGGAAGCCGGCAGAGTCCCCGGTGACCTGGAGGAGGCGGGCAAGCGCTTACGGAGAGTCCGGGAAACGTTCGTCAAGGAGGTGAAGGACGGGTGGAAGGATGGCTCCAGGCAGATCAAGAAATAA